A region of Tigriopus californicus strain San Diego chromosome 7, Tcal_SD_v2.1, whole genome shotgun sequence DNA encodes the following proteins:
- the LOC131883548 gene encoding uncharacterized protein LOC131883548 → MIHLVLLATLVTVAKAAPYYDPYYDPYGYGYAPFYGYEQQYPNYPANPYPPPAYPEPYAAAYPGQYPAYPNSYVGGYPNYPQPQHSYYPYNGYPQQANQSPQANLYGNRVVSANKGQNRGDANQGGLVDFDPKTVMNDARKYAQSTRAVADLVDNVGNTATQNKAIGGLASLFGGAANAGGQGIGTTLNGISSVIRSSASLMEQGTGTMIQIRDQLSSLGT, encoded by the exons ATGATCCATCTG GTGTTGCTGGCAACTTTAGTTACCGTTGCAAAAGCAGCTCCTTATTACGATCCCTACTACGACCCATATGGCTATGGTTATGCTCCCTTCTACGGGTACGAACAACAATATCCAAACTACCCAGCCAATCCTTATCCACCTCCAGCCTATCCTGAACCCTATGCAGCGGCGTACCCTGGACAGTACCCAGCTTATCCCAACAGTTATGTAGGCGGTTACCCAAATTATCCTCAACCACAACACTCCTATTACCCTTATAATGGCTACCCACAACAAGCCAACCAATCGCCACAGGCCAACTTGTACGGTAATAGGGTGGTAAGTGCCAATAAAGGCCAAAATCGAGGCGATGCCAACCAAGGTGGCTTGGTTGATTTCGATCCCAAGACGGTGATGAACGATGCCCGAAAGTACGCCCAAAGTACTCGAGCTGTGGCGGATCTCGTGGATAATGTGGGTAATACCGCCACTCAAAACAAGGCCATCGGCGGTTTGGCCTCTCTATTTG GAGGAGCTGCCAATGCGGGAGGTCAAGGCATTGGGACCACCCTTAATGGAATTAGTTCGGTCATTCGGAGTTCTGCTAGTTTGATGGAACAAGGCACTGGCACCATGATCCAAATTCGAGACCAATTGTCCTCTTTGGGTACTTAG